Proteins found in one Prochlorothrix hollandica PCC 9006 = CALU 1027 genomic segment:
- the pyrH gene encoding UMP kinase, which translates to MAYQRILLKVSGEALMGDLTYGTDPNIVDNMANAVNSVVQEGIQLAIVVGGGNIFRGIKGASGGMDRATADYVGMLATVMNAITLQDALEQKGIPTRVQTAIAMQEIAEPYIRRRAIRHLEKGRVVIFGGGSGNPFFTTDTTAALRAAEISADVIFKATKVDGVYDSDPHVNPQAKRYKTLNYHHVLTHELAVMDSTAIALCKERQMPIVVFNLFGEGNIYRAAMGELIGTTVGGSCEIS; encoded by the coding sequence ATGGCATATCAGCGCATCTTACTCAAGGTGAGCGGCGAAGCGCTCATGGGGGATCTCACCTATGGCACTGATCCCAACATCGTGGACAACATGGCCAATGCGGTCAATAGCGTTGTTCAAGAAGGAATCCAACTGGCGATCGTCGTTGGGGGTGGCAACATCTTCCGGGGCATTAAAGGAGCCTCTGGGGGCATGGATCGGGCCACCGCCGATTATGTGGGGATGTTGGCCACCGTCATGAACGCCATCACCCTCCAAGATGCCCTGGAACAAAAGGGAATTCCCACCCGGGTTCAGACGGCGATCGCCATGCAGGAAATTGCCGAGCCGTATATTCGCCGCCGCGCCATTCGCCATTTAGAAAAAGGCCGGGTCGTTATCTTTGGGGGAGGATCCGGGAACCCCTTCTTCACCACCGACACCACCGCTGCCTTGCGGGCTGCCGAGATCAGTGCTGATGTGATTTTCAAGGCAACGAAAGTGGATGGGGTTTACGACAGCGATCCCCATGTCAATCCCCAGGCCAAACGCTATAAAACCCTAAACTACCACCATGTCTTGACCCATGAATTGGCAGTCATGGACAGCACCGCCATCGCCCTGTGCAAAGAACGGCAAATGCCCATTGTGGTGTTTAATTTATTTGGCGAAGGTAATATTTATCGCGCCGCCATGGGAGAACTAATCGGCACAACAGTGGGAGGTTCCTGTGAAATTAGCTGA
- a CDS encoding NAD(P)/FAD-dependent oxidoreductase, producing MLDCIIIGAGPAGSGAAYHLAKRGRSVLVLEREALPRYKACAGGISPQIATWYDFSFEPVISQRVDRIGFTWKLGDPVEAIIDTPEPMWMVKREVFDHYLVQQAQHQGAVIQDQTTVTGASFQGDHWQVKTATTTHIARYVIAADGCNSAMAKALGLHHRRPRTSLTLELPITLPPDQARYSHFEFGLIKNGYVWYFPKADRLTFNAATMVGGAAKDLQSPLFEYVRHFGFDPALGTLHPSQFSLWDGHHPLQGRQGLLVGDAAGLADPFSTEGVRPAMLSGLRAAETLDRALNGEPDRSPTALAAYTAALREDWNNDMVWASRIAGLFYRVTNFGYQIGVKRPSARARMGKILCGDLRYQDVSTRALKLLGSKLIPGSTPPKG from the coding sequence ATGCTGGATTGTATTATCATCGGCGCAGGACCTGCTGGCAGTGGAGCTGCCTATCACTTGGCCAAGCGGGGGCGATCGGTGTTAGTGCTGGAACGGGAAGCCCTGCCCCGCTACAAAGCCTGTGCTGGGGGTATTTCTCCCCAAATCGCCACCTGGTACGACTTTAGCTTTGAACCCGTGATTTCCCAGCGGGTCGATCGCATCGGTTTCACCTGGAAGCTGGGGGATCCGGTAGAAGCCATCATCGACACCCCCGAACCCATGTGGATGGTGAAGCGCGAGGTCTTCGATCACTATCTGGTGCAACAGGCCCAGCACCAGGGAGCCGTCATCCAGGATCAAACCACCGTCACAGGGGCTAGCTTCCAGGGTGACCACTGGCAGGTAAAGACCGCCACCACGACCCACATCGCCCGTTATGTCATCGCCGCCGACGGTTGCAATAGCGCCATGGCCAAAGCGTTGGGGTTGCACCACCGCCGTCCCCGCACCAGCCTCACCCTAGAATTACCCATCACCCTGCCCCCAGACCAAGCCCGCTATAGCCACTTCGAGTTTGGCTTGATCAAGAATGGCTATGTGTGGTATTTCCCCAAGGCCGATCGCCTCACCTTTAATGCTGCCACCATGGTGGGAGGAGCCGCCAAAGATCTCCAGTCCCCCCTGTTCGAGTATGTGCGCCATTTTGGGTTTGACCCAGCCCTCGGCACCCTCCACCCCAGCCAGTTTTCCCTCTGGGATGGTCACCACCCCCTCCAGGGTCGCCAGGGTCTCCTCGTGGGGGATGCTGCCGGTTTAGCGGATCCCTTCAGCACTGAGGGGGTGCGCCCCGCCATGCTCAGTGGTCTACGGGCCGCTGAGACCCTCGATCGTGCCCTCAATGGGGAACCCGATCGCTCCCCCACGGCCCTCGCTGCCTATACCGCAGCCCTGCGGGAGGATTGGAACAATGACATGGTCTGGGCTTCCCGCATTGCCGGTCTCTTTTATCGGGTCACCAATTTCGGTTACCAAATCGGGGTCAAACGCCCTTCAGCCCGCGCCCGCATGGGCAAAATTCTCTGCGGCGATCTGCGCTATCAAGATGTGTCCACCCGCGCCCTCAAGTTATTGGGTTCCAAATTAATTCCCGGCAGCACCCCCCCCAAGGGTTAA
- the frr gene encoding ribosome recycling factor encodes MKLADIEAQMQKSVEATQRSFNTIRTGRANPSILDRVMVDYYGAETPLKSMANISIPDSSTLQIDPFDKGSLGKIEKAISLSDIGLTPNNDGRVVRLNIPPLTNDRRKEFVKMAAKYGEEGKVAVRNIRRDAIDSIRKQEKNGDVSEDESRDLQDQVQKLTDKYTTRMDELLAAKEKDIMKV; translated from the coding sequence GTGAAATTAGCTGACATTGAAGCCCAAATGCAAAAGTCCGTGGAAGCAACCCAGCGGTCTTTTAATACTATCCGCACGGGGCGGGCCAACCCCAGTATTCTCGATCGGGTCATGGTGGACTATTACGGGGCTGAAACCCCCCTCAAATCCATGGCCAACATCAGTATCCCCGACTCCAGCACCCTACAAATTGACCCCTTTGATAAGGGCAGTTTGGGGAAAATTGAAAAGGCTATTTCCCTGTCTGACATTGGCCTAACCCCCAATAATGATGGCCGGGTGGTGCGTCTGAATATTCCCCCCCTCACCAACGATCGCCGCAAAGAATTTGTCAAAATGGCCGCTAAATACGGGGAAGAAGGCAAGGTGGCGGTGCGTAATATTCGCCGGGATGCCATCGACAGCATCCGTAAGCAAGAGAAAAATGGTGATGTCTCGGAAGATGAGTCCCGGGATCTCCAGGATCAAGTGCAGAAATTAACCGACAAATACACCACCCGCATGGATGAATTACTGGCGGCCAAGGAAAAGGACATTATGAAGGTTTAG